One segment of Pandoraea pnomenusa DNA contains the following:
- the lptA gene encoding lipopolysaccharide transport periplasmic protein LptA, with product MTDRRNPRPASLSLRALRALAAAFAVLGALASPLAHAERADRDKPLNIESDHMSYDDLKQVNIFTGNVTMTKGTILLKADRVEVTQDPEGYQYATAYYKPGGPLAYMRQKRDGLDEYIDGWGQTIYYNGKTEVATLTTQATLKRLAGGTRVLDEIHGSVITYDTYNEVYTANSGADQVNANNPNGRVRATLAPRNATGAAPAAGGPGSKPAAAPKGDLPPLSPSKSIGNPRE from the coding sequence ATGACCGATCGCCGCAATCCGCGACCCGCATCCCTTTCGCTGCGTGCCCTGCGCGCGCTGGCCGCCGCCTTCGCCGTGCTCGGCGCCCTGGCGTCGCCGCTCGCCCATGCCGAACGCGCCGACCGCGACAAGCCGCTCAACATCGAGTCGGATCACATGAGCTACGACGACCTCAAGCAGGTCAACATCTTCACGGGCAACGTGACGATGACCAAGGGGACCATCCTCCTCAAGGCCGATCGCGTCGAAGTGACCCAGGATCCGGAGGGCTACCAGTACGCCACGGCCTACTACAAGCCGGGCGGCCCCCTCGCCTACATGCGCCAGAAGCGCGATGGCCTCGACGAGTACATCGACGGCTGGGGCCAGACGATCTACTACAACGGCAAGACGGAAGTCGCCACGCTCACCACGCAGGCCACGCTCAAGCGCCTGGCCGGCGGCACGCGCGTGCTCGACGAAATCCATGGCAGCGTGATCACTTACGACACGTACAACGAGGTCTATACCGCGAACAGCGGGGCCGACCAGGTCAACGCCAACAATCCGAACGGCCGTGTACGCGCCACGCTCGCGCCGCGCAATGCGACGGGTGCCGCACCCGCGGCCGGCGGCCCGGGCAGCAAGCCGGCCGCAGCACCCAAGGGCGATCTGCCGCCGCTGTCTCCCTCCAAAAGCATCGGGAATCCGCGTGAGTAA
- a CDS encoding KdsC family phosphatase, whose amino-acid sequence MVFDVDGVLTDGGLRYGPAGELIKTFDSLDGHGMKLLAEAGIVTAIITGRQSDIVAKRASDLRVEHVYQGVRDKREAFEDLCGKLSVTADVCGHIGDDWPDLPVLTRVGFAACPANAHAEVKARSHWIAATRGGDGAVRELCDFVLRAQGRYDALLAEALA is encoded by the coding sequence ATGGTGTTCGACGTCGACGGTGTACTCACCGACGGCGGCCTGCGCTACGGCCCGGCCGGCGAACTCATCAAGACCTTCGACTCGCTCGACGGCCATGGCATGAAGCTGCTGGCCGAAGCCGGCATCGTCACCGCCATCATCACCGGTCGCCAGTCCGACATCGTTGCCAAACGCGCCTCGGACCTGCGTGTCGAACACGTCTACCAGGGCGTGCGCGACAAGCGCGAGGCGTTCGAGGACCTGTGCGGCAAATTGTCCGTGACGGCCGACGTCTGCGGCCACATCGGCGACGACTGGCCGGACCTGCCGGTGCTCACGCGCGTGGGCTTCGCTGCCTGCCCGGCCAACGCACATGCGGAAGTGAAAGCGCGCAGCCACTGGATCGCCGCCACGCGCGGCGGCGACGGCGCCGTGCGCGAACTGTGCGACTTCGTCCTGCGCGCGCAGGGGCGTTACGACGCCCTGCTCGCCGAAGCCCTCGCCTGA
- a CDS encoding KpsF/GutQ family sugar-phosphate isomerase, with protein sequence MIAKINPDRALEVAREVLRTEADAIERVSSHLDDSFFEAVSLLLACRGRVVVTGMGKSGHIGRKLAATFASTGTPAFFVHPAEASHGDLGMITADDVVVALSNSGETGELVSILPMIKRLGAKLIAMTGNAASSLGRLSDVHLDAHVDREACPLGLAPTASTTAALALGDALAVTLLDARGFGAEDFARSHPGGALGRRLLTFVRDVMRTGERIPSVRADASLSEALLEMTAKGLGMTAIVDADDRVVGIFTDGDLRRLFKRTLDFSTLKLADVMKADPRTIGPDQLAAEAAELMERFGITQLLVTENGRLAGALNVHDLFAAKVV encoded by the coding sequence ATGATAGCGAAAATCAATCCAGACCGGGCACTCGAGGTCGCCCGGGAGGTGTTGCGCACCGAAGCCGACGCCATCGAACGAGTCTCTTCGCACCTCGACGACAGCTTCTTCGAAGCGGTTTCGCTGCTGCTCGCGTGTCGCGGTCGCGTCGTCGTGACGGGCATGGGCAAATCGGGGCACATCGGCCGCAAACTGGCCGCCACGTTCGCCAGCACTGGCACGCCCGCCTTTTTCGTTCACCCCGCCGAAGCCAGCCACGGCGATTTGGGCATGATCACGGCCGACGACGTCGTCGTCGCCCTGTCGAACTCCGGCGAAACGGGAGAACTCGTCAGTATTCTTCCGATGATAAAGCGCCTCGGCGCAAAGCTCATCGCCATGACCGGCAACGCCGCGTCGAGCCTCGGCCGTCTGTCCGACGTCCACCTCGACGCGCACGTGGACCGCGAAGCCTGCCCGCTGGGCCTGGCGCCCACGGCCAGCACCACCGCCGCGCTCGCGCTCGGCGACGCCCTGGCCGTGACGCTCCTCGACGCCCGCGGCTTCGGCGCCGAAGATTTCGCCCGCTCGCATCCGGGCGGCGCCCTCGGGCGGCGCCTGCTCACTTTCGTGCGCGACGTCATGCGCACCGGCGAGCGCATTCCGAGCGTGCGCGCCGACGCAAGCCTGTCCGAAGCCCTGCTCGAGATGACCGCCAAGGGTCTCGGCATGACGGCCATCGTCGATGCCGACGATCGCGTCGTGGGCATCTTCACCGACGGCGACCTGCGCCGCCTGTTCAAGCGCACGCTCGACTTCAGCACGCTCAAGCTCGCCGACGTCATGAAGGCCGACCCGCGTACCATCGGGCCGGATCAGCTCGCCGCGGAAGCCGCCGAGCTCATGGAGCGCTTCGGCATCACGCAGTTGCTCGTGACCGAGAACGGCCGCCTCGCCGGTGCGCTGAACGTCCACGATCTGTTCGCCGCCAAGGTCGTGTGA
- the lptB gene encoding LPS export ABC transporter ATP-binding protein has protein sequence MNPGAGPSGKPSALVVRSLKKQYGARTVVKDVSLDVKSGEVVGLLGPNGAGKTTSFYMIVGLVPADDGEIQLDGNLISELPIHERARMGVSYLPQEASVFRKLTVEDNIRAVLELQVDAQGKPLKRDEIERRIEALLDELQVSHLRENPAMSLSGGERRRVEIARALATQPRFILLDEPFAGVDPIAVLEIQRIVRFLKDRGIGVLITDHNVRETLGICDHAYIISEGSVLAAGTPDQIVADESVRRVYLGENFRM, from the coding sequence ATCAACCCGGGCGCCGGGCCGTCGGGCAAGCCGAGCGCGCTCGTCGTGCGCTCGCTCAAGAAGCAATACGGCGCGCGCACCGTCGTGAAGGACGTGTCGCTGGACGTGAAAAGCGGCGAGGTCGTGGGATTGCTCGGCCCCAATGGTGCCGGCAAGACGACCTCGTTCTACATGATCGTGGGACTCGTGCCCGCCGACGACGGCGAAATCCAGCTCGACGGCAACCTGATCAGCGAATTGCCGATTCACGAACGCGCCCGCATGGGCGTCTCGTACCTGCCGCAGGAAGCATCGGTGTTTCGCAAGCTCACGGTCGAGGACAATATTCGCGCCGTGCTCGAACTGCAGGTCGACGCCCAGGGCAAGCCGCTCAAGCGCGACGAGATCGAGCGACGCATCGAAGCCCTGCTCGACGAGCTCCAGGTGAGCCATCTGCGCGAGAATCCGGCCATGTCGCTCTCCGGCGGCGAGCGCCGCCGCGTGGAAATCGCCCGGGCGCTGGCGACGCAACCGCGCTTCATCCTGCTCGACGAGCCGTTTGCCGGCGTCGATCCGATCGCCGTGCTGGAAATCCAGCGAATCGTGCGTTTTCTGAAAGATCGGGGCATCGGTGTCCTCATCACCGACCACAACGTGCGGGAAACGCTCGGCATCTGCGATCACGCCTACATCATCAGCGAAGGCTCGGTGCTCGCCGCGGGCACCCCCGACCAGATCGTGGCCGACGAGAGCGTCCGGCGCGTCTATCTGGGCGAGAATTTCCGGATGTAA
- the hpf gene encoding ribosome hibernation-promoting factor, HPF/YfiA family — protein sequence MNLKISGHHLELTPSLREFVVNKLERVLRHFDQLIGAEVILSVDKTKEKTGRQIASITVYLKGKEIFVEKCDENMYAAIDKLIDMLDRKVMQYKDKVQDHGREALKHQQPPEAEPLQ from the coding sequence ATGAATCTGAAGATCAGTGGACATCATCTCGAACTCACGCCGTCGCTGCGCGAATTCGTCGTCAACAAGCTCGAACGCGTGTTGAGGCACTTCGATCAGCTCATCGGCGCCGAGGTGATCCTCTCTGTCGACAAGACCAAGGAGAAGACCGGGCGCCAGATCGCCAGCATCACGGTGTATCTCAAGGGTAAGGAGATTTTCGTCGAGAAGTGTGACGAGAATATGTACGCCGCCATCGACAAGCTGATCGATATGCTCGACCGCAAGGTAATGCAATACAAGGACAAGGTTCAGGATCACGGCCGCGAGGCACTCAAGCACCAGCAACCTCCAGAGGCGGAACCGCTG
- the lptC gene encoding LPS export ABC transporter periplasmic protein LptC, protein MAMQRVSPASLIAIAVLAGLAAGTYWLVQRTLPSDADRAPYVKQHIPDYYADDMVISMLSASGMTQYRVNAVHMTHFEDDQTTAMTMPAVRAFTPDQPEVTATSKRGTLNADMSVVDLYDDAVVVRQAGPRDPEMRALSEHFQVLVNEDIVRTEKPVQLYRGMSVMYGDGMIFNNITRAVQLLGNVHGTIQPAELGNKSPAPPATPGAPSQTKQGSKTP, encoded by the coding sequence ATGGCCATGCAACGCGTCTCGCCCGCTTCGCTGATCGCAATTGCCGTGCTCGCCGGACTTGCCGCCGGCACGTACTGGCTGGTGCAGCGCACGCTGCCCTCGGACGCCGATCGCGCGCCGTACGTCAAACAGCACATTCCCGATTACTATGCCGACGACATGGTGATCTCCATGCTCTCGGCAAGCGGCATGACGCAATATCGCGTCAACGCCGTTCACATGACGCACTTCGAAGACGACCAGACCACCGCGATGACGATGCCCGCCGTGCGCGCGTTCACCCCGGATCAGCCGGAAGTGACGGCCACCAGCAAGCGCGGCACGCTCAATGCCGACATGTCGGTGGTGGACCTGTACGACGACGCCGTCGTGGTGCGCCAGGCCGGCCCGCGCGACCCGGAAATGCGCGCACTCTCGGAACATTTCCAGGTGCTGGTGAACGAAGACATCGTCCGCACGGAAAAACCCGTCCAGCTGTATCGCGGGATGTCCGTGATGTACGGCGATGGCATGATTTTCAATAACATCACGCGCGCCGTACAATTGCTCGGCAACGTGCACGGCACGATCCAGCCGGCGGAACTGGGCAACAAGTCCCCGGCACCGCCCGCCACGCCCGGCGCGCCATCCCAGACCAAACAGGGCTCCAAGACCCCATGA
- a CDS encoding RNA polymerase factor sigma-54, with the protein MKPTLQLRTSQHLTLTPQLQQSIRLLQLSTLELQQEVEHALTQNPMLEREDDWLAGSVRVGTDGSLRNERSTSASSASEGHESANGHDETRELDGQTRFDDSNQDSGSDWSLNDFARSGSASDDDDNARPQLHVDHPNLREHLLAQLRLTKAGPRDRALVEFLIESLDEDGYLGTMLDEIQADMPEELALETEEINAALALLQSFDPAGVGARTPSECLRLQLQRLPPSNVRTLSLRIVSDHLELLAARDYTRLRRLLGVSEDSLRAAHHLIRSLDPFPGAAYGSPQADYVVPDVLVRKQGSNWIAELNPEVMPRLRINEMYARILRNNRNDPGTGNLQQQLQEARWLIKNIQQRFDTILRVAQAIVERQKNFFTHGEIGMRPLVLREIADTLGLHESTISRVTTSKYMLTPFGTFELKYFFGSHVATEAGGAASSTAIRALIKQLIGAEDPQSPLSDSRIAELLAEQGFVVARRTVAKYREAMRIPAVNLRKSL; encoded by the coding sequence ATGAAACCGACTCTTCAACTCCGCACCTCGCAGCACCTGACCCTCACGCCGCAGTTGCAGCAATCCATCCGGTTGTTGCAACTGTCGACGCTCGAACTTCAGCAGGAAGTCGAGCACGCCCTCACCCAGAACCCGATGCTCGAGCGCGAGGACGACTGGCTCGCGGGCTCGGTACGTGTCGGCACGGACGGGTCGCTTCGCAACGAGCGCAGCACGTCGGCGAGCAGCGCCAGCGAGGGCCATGAGTCCGCCAACGGCCATGACGAAACCCGCGAGCTCGACGGCCAGACCCGCTTCGACGACAGCAACCAGGACAGCGGCAGCGATTGGAGTCTTAACGATTTCGCCCGTTCGGGCAGCGCCTCGGACGACGACGACAACGCGCGCCCGCAGTTGCACGTCGATCACCCCAACCTTCGCGAACACCTGCTCGCGCAGCTGCGCCTGACCAAGGCGGGGCCGCGCGATCGCGCGCTTGTCGAATTCCTGATCGAATCGCTCGACGAAGACGGCTACCTCGGCACCATGCTCGACGAAATCCAGGCGGATATGCCTGAAGAGCTGGCGCTCGAGACCGAGGAGATCAACGCGGCGCTCGCGCTCCTGCAGAGCTTCGATCCGGCCGGTGTGGGTGCCCGTACGCCGTCCGAATGCCTGCGCCTTCAGTTGCAGCGCCTGCCGCCGAGCAATGTGCGCACGCTCTCGCTGCGCATCGTCTCGGATCACCTGGAACTGCTCGCCGCGCGCGATTACACGCGTTTGCGTCGCCTGCTCGGCGTGAGCGAAGACAGCCTGCGCGCGGCGCATCACCTGATTCGCTCGCTCGACCCTTTCCCCGGCGCGGCCTACGGCTCGCCGCAGGCCGATTACGTGGTGCCCGACGTGCTGGTGCGCAAGCAGGGCAGCAACTGGATCGCCGAACTCAACCCCGAGGTCATGCCGCGGCTGCGCATCAATGAGATGTACGCGCGAATTCTGCGAAACAACCGCAACGATCCGGGCACCGGCAATCTGCAGCAACAGCTCCAGGAAGCCCGCTGGCTGATCAAGAACATCCAGCAACGGTTCGACACGATCCTGCGTGTCGCACAGGCGATCGTCGAGCGTCAGAAGAACTTCTTCACGCACGGCGAAATCGGCATGCGGCCCTTGGTTTTACGCGAGATTGCTGATACGCTGGGTTTACATGAATCCACGATTTCACGGGTGACAACCAGTAAGTACATGCTCACTCCATTCGGGACTTTCGAGCTCAAGTACTTCTTTGGTTCGCACGTGGCCACGGAGGCGGGCGGCGCAGCGTCATCGACGGCCATCCGCGCACTCATCAAGCAACTCATAGGAGCAGAAGACCCGCAGAGCCCCCTTTCCGACAGCCGTATCGCGGAACTGCTGGCAGAGCAAGGGTTCGTGGTGGCGCGGCGCACTGTCGCGAAGTACCGCGAGGCCATGCGAATCCCCGCAGTCAACTTGCGCAAATCTTTGTAG